Proteins co-encoded in one Rattus rattus isolate New Zealand chromosome 5, Rrattus_CSIRO_v1, whole genome shotgun sequence genomic window:
- the LOC116901195 gene encoding peptidyl-prolyl cis-trans isomerase NIMA-interacting 4-like, whose translation MWPKGKSGFGKRGKGGAASGSDSADQKSQDTTPKGGGNAGEIRHMLYGMEKCGMNKPVFINPPVKTKFEYHIMVEGRK comes from the coding sequence ATGTGGCCAAAGGGGAAAAGTGGTTTTggaaaaagagggaaaggaggtgcAGCCTCAGGAAGTGACAGTGCTGACCAGAAGTCTCAGGACACCACACCTAAAGGTGGTGGCAATGCAGGAGAGATCAGACATATGCTATATGGGATGGAAAAATGTGGAATGAATAAGCCTGTGTTTATAAACCCACCGGTTAAGACAAAATTTGAATATCATATTATGgttgaagggagaaaataa